One Actinosynnema pretiosum DNA segment encodes these proteins:
- a CDS encoding aldo/keto reductase, whose product MTKLGTTDLDVSRLNLGGNVFGWSADEAASHAVLDAFTEAGGNFVDTADVYSSWAPGHSGGESETVLGSWLAKRGRRDDVVIATKVGMLEGLDNQRGETIEKAVEGSLRRLGVEQIDLYYAHRDDPETPLVETLAAYDRLVRAGKVRYAAASNFSGDRLREAAAIAEREGFAGFVALQPRYNLVERGEYERDLAPALTELGLPSLPYSSLASGFLSGKYRPGVEVESVRAAGASRYLDERGLAVLAALDEVADARGVSQSAVALAWLAAQPTVAAPIASARTVEQLEQLLPALTLDLSAEEVARLSAASDV is encoded by the coding sequence ATGACGAAACTGGGCACCACCGACCTCGACGTCTCGCGCCTCAACCTGGGCGGCAACGTGTTCGGGTGGAGCGCGGACGAGGCCGCCTCCCACGCCGTGCTGGACGCGTTCACCGAGGCGGGCGGCAACTTCGTGGACACCGCCGACGTCTACTCGTCCTGGGCGCCCGGCCACTCCGGCGGCGAGTCCGAGACCGTGCTGGGCTCCTGGCTGGCCAAGCGCGGTCGCCGGGACGACGTGGTGATCGCCACGAAGGTCGGGATGCTGGAGGGCCTGGACAACCAGCGGGGCGAGACGATCGAGAAGGCCGTCGAGGGCTCGCTGCGCAGGCTCGGCGTGGAGCAGATCGACCTGTACTACGCGCACCGGGACGACCCGGAGACCCCGCTGGTGGAGACGCTGGCCGCCTACGACCGGCTGGTGCGGGCGGGCAAGGTCCGCTACGCCGCCGCGTCGAACTTCTCCGGCGACCGGCTGCGCGAGGCCGCGGCGATCGCCGAGCGGGAGGGCTTCGCCGGGTTCGTCGCGCTCCAGCCGAGGTACAACCTGGTGGAGCGGGGCGAGTACGAGCGCGACCTGGCGCCCGCGCTGACCGAGCTGGGGCTGCCGTCGCTGCCGTACTCCTCGCTGGCGTCGGGCTTCCTGTCCGGCAAGTACCGGCCGGGTGTCGAGGTGGAGAGCGTGCGCGCGGCGGGCGCGTCCCGGTACCTGGACGAGCGCGGGCTGGCGGTGCTGGCGGCGCTGGACGAGGTCGCGGACGCGCGCGGGGTGTCGCAGTCGGCGGTGGCGCTGGCGTGGCTGGCCGCGCAGCCGACCGTGGCCGCGCCGATCGCGAGCGCCCGCACGGTGGAGCAGCTGGAGCAGCTGCTGCCCGCCCTGACCCTGGACCTGTCGGCCGAGGAGGTCGCGCGGCTGAGCGCCGCCAGCGATGTTTAA
- a CDS encoding FAD-binding oxidoreductase, whose amino-acid sequence MEPLLAALRTAVGPRAVLTDTDVTSAYERDMMPLAPHGSPLAVVLPSTAAQVQDVVRACAAAGVPIVPRGAGSGLSGAANALPGCVVLVTTRMNAIVEVDPANRLAVVEPGVVNLDLRKAVEAHGLFYPPDPSSYDWCTIGGNLATNAGGLCCVKYGVTTDSVLGLEVVLASGELLRTGRRTVKGVAGYDLTKLFVGSEGTLGVITRATLALRPLPQAPATLVATFDSTSAAGAAVTGVVRAGVVPSLMEIMDRSSVQAVERYLRTDLGAGAAVLLCQSDSGGEAALRELGEVARVCEAAGAELVHTTDDPAEGADLLAARRAVLTALEVYGTWLTDDVCVPRTRIADLITGCEAIAEDVRLRIAVVGHAGDGNMHPTIVYDPASADEAERALAAFERILALGLDLGGTVTGEHGVGKVKQAWLEREAGPVALRVHRDLKRALDPQGLFNPGSMFSPRPGG is encoded by the coding sequence ATGGAGCCTCTGCTGGCCGCGCTCCGCACCGCCGTCGGACCACGGGCGGTGCTGACCGACACCGACGTCACCTCGGCCTACGAGCGGGACATGATGCCGCTCGCCCCGCACGGGTCACCGCTGGCGGTGGTGCTGCCGTCCACGGCGGCGCAGGTGCAGGACGTGGTCAGGGCGTGCGCGGCGGCCGGGGTGCCGATCGTGCCGCGCGGCGCGGGCAGCGGGCTGTCCGGGGCGGCCAACGCGCTGCCCGGCTGCGTCGTGCTGGTCACCACGAGGATGAACGCGATCGTGGAGGTCGACCCGGCGAACCGGCTGGCCGTGGTCGAGCCGGGCGTGGTCAACCTCGACCTGCGCAAGGCGGTGGAGGCGCACGGGCTGTTCTACCCGCCCGACCCGTCCAGCTACGACTGGTGCACGATCGGCGGCAACCTGGCCACGAACGCGGGCGGGCTGTGCTGCGTCAAGTACGGCGTCACCACCGACTCGGTGCTCGGGCTGGAGGTCGTGCTGGCCAGCGGCGAGCTGCTCAGGACCGGCCGCCGCACGGTCAAGGGCGTCGCGGGCTACGACCTGACCAAGCTCTTCGTCGGCAGCGAGGGCACCCTCGGCGTCATCACGCGGGCGACGCTGGCGCTGCGCCCCCTGCCCCAGGCCCCGGCCACGCTGGTCGCCACGTTCGACAGCACCTCGGCGGCGGGGGCGGCGGTCACCGGGGTGGTGCGCGCGGGCGTCGTGCCCTCGCTGATGGAGATCATGGACCGCTCGTCCGTCCAGGCCGTCGAGCGGTACCTGCGCACCGACCTGGGCGCGGGCGCGGCGGTGCTGCTGTGCCAGTCGGACTCGGGCGGCGAGGCGGCCCTGCGCGAGCTGGGCGAGGTCGCGCGGGTGTGCGAGGCCGCGGGCGCCGAGCTGGTGCACACCACCGACGACCCGGCCGAGGGCGCCGACCTGCTGGCCGCGCGGCGGGCGGTGCTGACCGCGCTGGAGGTCTACGGGACCTGGCTGACGGACGACGTGTGCGTGCCGAGGACCCGGATCGCCGACCTCATCACCGGGTGCGAGGCGATCGCCGAGGACGTGCGGCTGCGGATCGCGGTGGTCGGGCACGCCGGGGACGGCAACATGCACCCGACGATCGTCTACGACCCGGCGTCCGCCGACGAGGCGGAGCGGGCGCTGGCGGCGTTCGAGCGGATCCTCGCGCTGGGGCTCGACCTCGGCGGCACGGTCACCGGGGAGCACGGCGTCGGGAAGGTCAAGCAGGCCTGGCTGGAGCGCGAGGCCGGACCGGTGGCCCTGCGGGTCCACCGCGACCTGAAGCGCGCGCTGGACCCGCAGGGGCTGTTCAACCCCGGTTCGATGTTCAGCCCCCGACCGGGGGGCTGA
- a CDS encoding DedA family protein yields MVEVTVAPTTSVALGPDWLNPEYLLNGLGPYMLVGLCFIIFAECGLLVGFFLPGDSLLFTSGLFVANGLLDYPLWLVCVLLTACAFIGNVVGYWIGHRAGPALFAKPDSKIFKKEYVDKTTQFFDKYGARAIVMARFVPIVRTFITAMAGVGRMDAKKFFTYSLIGGAAWAAGLTVLGYFLGQIEFVRNNIEMMLILIVLISVVPIIIEFVKARRENKTLVQAEADDITQQFQQVSDPEATQHIRRIEG; encoded by the coding sequence GTGGTCGAGGTGACGGTCGCGCCCACCACTTCGGTCGCCCTCGGCCCGGACTGGCTCAACCCCGAGTACCTGCTGAACGGACTGGGTCCGTACATGCTGGTCGGGTTGTGCTTCATCATCTTCGCGGAGTGCGGCCTGCTGGTCGGCTTCTTCCTGCCCGGTGACTCCCTGTTGTTCACCTCGGGCCTCTTCGTCGCGAACGGACTGCTGGACTACCCGCTCTGGTTGGTCTGCGTGCTCCTCACCGCGTGCGCGTTCATCGGCAACGTCGTCGGCTACTGGATCGGCCACCGCGCCGGTCCCGCGCTGTTCGCCAAGCCGGACTCCAAGATCTTCAAGAAGGAGTACGTCGACAAGACGACTCAGTTCTTCGACAAGTACGGCGCCCGCGCGATCGTGATGGCGCGGTTCGTGCCGATCGTGCGCACCTTCATCACCGCCATGGCGGGCGTCGGCCGCATGGACGCCAAGAAGTTCTTCACCTACTCCCTGATCGGCGGCGCGGCCTGGGCCGCGGGCCTGACGGTCCTCGGCTACTTCCTCGGCCAGATCGAGTTCGTCCGGAACAACATCGAGATGATGCTGATCCTGATCGTGCTGATCTCCGTCGTGCCGATCATCATCGAGTTCGTCAAGGCCCGCCGCGAGAACAAGACCCTCGTGCAGGCCGAGGCCGACGACATCACCCAGCAGTTCCAGCAGGTCTCCGACCCGGAGGCCACGCAGCACATCCGCCGGATCGAGGGCTGA
- a CDS encoding short-chain dehydrogenase/reductase, with amino-acid sequence MVVSGNVAGRGGKGVADRVVLITGAARGIGADTARRLAARGARVALVGLEGELLREVARECGGQAWEADVTDAEALRAAVDAAVAHYGRLDAVIANAGVAAAGFARSMDPGVFERVIEVNLLGVWRTVRACLPHLVESRGYCLVVSSLAAIAHVPGNAAYSAAKAGCEAFADSLRAEVRHLGVDVGVAYFSWVSTDMVDGVHEHPVVGPLRRSLPGPAGRVHSVEAAGKALVRAVARRSASVHAPRWVAVAKLVRGALPGLVTRRSAGRMAEADRLMAEADSSGLVGPGGAAAGARE; translated from the coding sequence GTGGTCGTCTCCGGGAACGTCGCGGGTAGGGGCGGCAAGGGGGTCGCCGACCGGGTCGTGCTGATCACCGGCGCGGCCAGGGGGATCGGCGCCGACACCGCGAGGCGGCTCGCCGCGCGCGGGGCGCGGGTCGCGCTGGTGGGCCTGGAGGGGGAGCTGCTGCGCGAGGTCGCCCGCGAGTGCGGCGGCCAGGCGTGGGAGGCGGACGTGACCGACGCCGAGGCGCTGCGGGCGGCCGTGGACGCCGCGGTGGCGCACTACGGGCGGTTGGACGCGGTGATCGCCAACGCCGGGGTCGCGGCGGCCGGGTTCGCCCGGTCGATGGACCCTGGGGTGTTCGAGCGGGTGATCGAGGTGAACCTGCTCGGGGTGTGGCGCACCGTCCGGGCCTGCCTGCCGCACCTGGTGGAGAGCCGGGGCTACTGCCTGGTGGTGTCCTCGCTCGCGGCGATCGCGCACGTGCCGGGCAACGCGGCGTACTCGGCGGCCAAGGCGGGCTGCGAGGCGTTCGCGGACAGCCTGCGCGCGGAGGTGCGGCACCTGGGCGTGGACGTCGGGGTCGCGTACTTCTCGTGGGTGTCGACCGACATGGTGGACGGGGTGCACGAGCACCCGGTGGTGGGGCCGCTGCGCCGCTCGCTGCCCGGTCCGGCCGGGCGGGTGCACTCGGTGGAGGCGGCCGGGAAGGCGCTGGTGCGCGCGGTGGCCAGGCGGTCGGCCTCGGTGCACGCGCCGCGCTGGGTGGCGGTGGCGAAGCTGGTCAGGGGCGCGCTGCCGGGGCTGGTGACGCGCCGCTCGGCGGGCCGGATGGCCGAGGCCGACCGGCTGATGGCCGAGGCGGACAGCTCGGGCCTGGTGGGGCCGGGCGGGGCCGCGGCGGGCGCTCGGGAGTGA
- a CDS encoding YciI family protein has product MARFAVELVYGDDEAKRLEVRPAHRVYLRELQERGVLLAAGPYADETGALLVYEAADEDELRALLDADPYAPAGVVAEIRVHEWKALLGSWVTGA; this is encoded by the coding sequence ATGGCGAGGTTCGCGGTCGAGCTGGTCTACGGCGACGACGAGGCCAAGCGGCTTGAGGTGCGCCCGGCGCACCGCGTCTACCTGCGGGAGCTCCAGGAGCGCGGGGTGCTGCTCGCGGCAGGCCCCTACGCGGACGAGACCGGCGCGCTGCTGGTCTACGAGGCCGCCGACGAGGACGAGCTGCGCGCGCTGCTCGACGCCGACCCGTACGCCCCCGCGGGCGTGGTCGCCGAGATCCGCGTGCACGAGTGGAAGGCGCTCCTGGGCAGCTGGGTCACCGGCGCCTGA
- a CDS encoding ROK family protein — MIAVDVGGTETKAALVEASPEGARPVRELRVPTPRRDTGEATARAVVAEVVTLGKRLRGAEAPAAIGLVVPGLVDEASGTGVYSANLGWRDFPFAAEVASAAGLPVAFGHDVRAGGLAELRLGAARGSRNAVVLPIGTGIAAALVVDGRVRALPGEVGHVDVGHGDPCGCGQTGCVEARASSAAIARRYSSLTGRAVAGAADVAALLRAGDPAAAAVWREAVDALARGILLVAALLGPELVVLGGGLALAGPLLTDPLRGRLDELASFQRLPELRLAELGDGAGRLGAALLAIDMLEET, encoded by the coding sequence GTGATCGCCGTCGACGTCGGCGGCACCGAGACGAAAGCCGCGCTGGTCGAGGCCTCCCCCGAGGGAGCCCGACCGGTGCGCGAGCTGCGCGTCCCCACGCCGCGCCGCGACACCGGCGAGGCGACCGCGCGCGCCGTCGTGGCCGAGGTCGTCACCCTGGGCAAGCGCTTGCGCGGCGCCGAGGCCCCCGCCGCGATCGGCCTGGTCGTCCCCGGTCTGGTGGACGAGGCGAGCGGCACGGGCGTCTACTCCGCCAACCTCGGCTGGCGCGACTTCCCCTTCGCCGCCGAGGTCGCCTCGGCCGCGGGCCTCCCGGTCGCCTTCGGCCACGACGTGCGCGCGGGCGGTCTCGCCGAGCTGCGCCTCGGCGCGGCCAGGGGCTCGCGCAACGCCGTCGTGCTGCCCATCGGCACCGGCATCGCCGCCGCGCTGGTCGTGGACGGCCGGGTGCGGGCCCTGCCCGGCGAGGTCGGGCACGTGGACGTCGGGCACGGCGACCCGTGCGGGTGCGGGCAGACCGGGTGCGTCGAGGCGCGGGCGTCGTCGGCGGCCATCGCCAGGCGGTACTCCTCCCTGACCGGGCGCGCGGTCGCGGGGGCCGCCGACGTGGCCGCGCTCCTCCGGGCGGGCGATCCCGCCGCGGCGGCGGTGTGGCGCGAGGCGGTGGACGCCCTGGCCAGGGGCATCCTGCTGGTGGCCGCGCTGCTCGGCCCTGAGCTGGTGGTGCTGGGCGGCGGGCTGGCGCTGGCCGGTCCGCTGCTCACCGACCCCCTGCGGGGGCGGCTGGACGAGCTCGCCTCGTTCCAGCGGCTCCCGGAACTGCGGCTGGCGGAGCTGGGCGACGGGGCGGGACGCCTCGGGGCCGCGCTGCTGGCCATCGACATGCTGGAGGAGACATGA
- the nagA gene encoding N-acetylglucosamine-6-phosphate deacetylase, whose protein sequence is MSTWGGPVDVTLAGGRVVTPDGVLDDGWVAVRDGRIAAVGSGTAPEGPVTDLGGALLVPGFIDIHCHGGGGEAFTSGDPDKVRKAADAHRRRGTTTMLASLVSRPVPELAGQVAALAELVDDGVVAGVHLEGPFLSAARCGAHDPAILCPPDRGSLDALLRAGRGAVRMVTVAPELEHAVDAVRRLVDSGAIAAIGHTDATEAQVRPAVDAGATVATHLFNGMRPLHHREPGPIGALLDDERVTVELICDLVHLHPTTVRLAARHAGAGRTVLVTDAIAAAGVGDGVYDIGGLEVRVVDGVPTLAGGGSLAGSTLTMDAAFRNAVTGCGLDVVEAVRATSARPAELLGLAGETGRIAEGLAADLVVLDADLRPREVMSRGAWVKD, encoded by the coding sequence ATGAGCACGTGGGGTGGACCGGTGGACGTGACCCTGGCGGGAGGTCGGGTCGTCACGCCGGACGGGGTGCTCGACGACGGGTGGGTGGCGGTCCGGGACGGCCGGATCGCGGCGGTGGGCTCCGGGACCGCTCCCGAGGGCCCGGTGACCGACCTCGGCGGGGCGCTGCTGGTGCCCGGCTTCATCGACATCCACTGCCACGGGGGCGGCGGTGAGGCGTTCACCAGCGGGGACCCGGACAAGGTGCGCAAGGCCGCCGACGCGCACCGCAGGCGCGGCACGACGACGATGCTCGCCAGCCTGGTGTCCCGGCCGGTGCCGGAGCTGGCCGGGCAGGTCGCCGCGCTGGCCGAGCTGGTGGACGACGGCGTGGTCGCGGGCGTGCACCTGGAGGGGCCGTTCCTGTCGGCGGCGCGCTGCGGCGCGCACGACCCGGCGATCCTGTGCCCCCCGGACCGGGGCTCGCTGGACGCGCTGCTGCGCGCGGGCAGGGGCGCGGTGCGGATGGTGACGGTGGCGCCGGAGCTGGAGCACGCCGTGGACGCGGTGCGGCGCCTGGTGGACAGCGGCGCGATCGCCGCGATCGGGCACACCGACGCCACCGAGGCGCAGGTGCGGCCCGCCGTGGACGCGGGCGCGACGGTCGCGACGCACCTGTTCAACGGGATGCGCCCGCTGCACCACCGCGAGCCGGGCCCGATCGGCGCGCTGCTGGACGACGAGCGGGTGACCGTCGAGCTGATCTGCGACCTGGTGCACCTGCACCCGACGACCGTGCGGCTGGCCGCGCGGCACGCCGGGGCGGGGCGGACGGTGCTGGTCACGGACGCGATCGCGGCGGCGGGCGTCGGCGACGGCGTGTACGACATCGGCGGGCTGGAGGTGCGCGTGGTGGACGGCGTGCCGACGCTGGCGGGCGGCGGTTCGCTCGCGGGCAGCACGCTGACCATGGACGCGGCGTTCCGCAACGCGGTGACCGGCTGCGGGCTGGACGTGGTGGAGGCGGTGCGCGCCACGTCGGCGAGGCCCGCCGAGCTGCTGGGGCTGGCCGGGGAGACCGGCCGGATCGCCGAGGGCCTGGCCGCCGACCTGGTGGTGCTGGACGCCGACCTGCGGCCCCGCGAGGTGATGAGCCGGGGCGCCTGGGTGAAAGACTGA
- a CDS encoding SigE family RNA polymerase sigma factor, which yields MVGPGQNSGGVARVQDTLTNLRIQDGIAPAPTGPLTLEDLYRQHRMRLIRLALLLVDEPATAEDVVQEAFTGLHRNWSNLRDAQAAVGYLRTAVVNGSRSVLRRRKTARDYTPPHVANARSAESLAMLTAEHQAVVAALSQLPPRQREVLVLRYYGDLSEAEIAEATGISKGTVKSTASRALDALQKIMASN from the coding sequence GTGGTCGGTCCCGGACAGAACAGCGGCGGTGTCGCGCGCGTACAGGACACTCTGACGAACCTGCGCATCCAGGACGGGATCGCGCCCGCGCCAACAGGCCCGCTGACACTCGAGGACCTGTACCGCCAGCACCGGATGCGGCTCATCCGGCTGGCGCTGCTGCTGGTCGACGAGCCCGCCACGGCGGAGGACGTGGTGCAGGAGGCGTTCACCGGCCTGCACCGCAACTGGTCGAACCTGCGCGACGCCCAGGCGGCGGTCGGCTACCTGCGCACCGCCGTGGTGAACGGCTCGCGCAGCGTCCTGCGCCGCCGCAAGACCGCGCGCGACTACACCCCGCCGCACGTGGCGAACGCCCGCTCGGCGGAGAGCCTGGCGATGCTGACGGCGGAGCACCAGGCGGTCGTGGCCGCCCTGTCGCAGCTGCCGCCGAGGCAGCGCGAGGTGCTGGTGCTGCGGTACTACGGCGACCTGTCGGAGGCCGAGATCGCGGAGGCCACCGGCATCTCCAAGGGCACGGTGAAGTCCACCGCCAGCCGGGCGCTGGACGCGCTGCAGAAGATCATGGCCAGCAACTAG